A genomic window from Mesorhizobium sp. 131-2-1 includes:
- a CDS encoding STAS/SEC14 domain-containing protein, with protein sequence MNFLDAVPAIRRIDTDRDTLFAIDVVGHVAPADAENLFGLLEAAYALHPKIDVLVRMVDHEGVDWANVLDDTVKQGTAHALEHVRRCAAVGEPDWVPYAQGFFAAPLPFELRHFEAEDEADAWRWLGARPIGRR encoded by the coding sequence TTGAATTTTCTCGACGCCGTGCCGGCAATCCGCCGTATCGACACCGATCGCGACACGCTGTTCGCCATCGATGTGGTCGGCCATGTCGCGCCAGCCGATGCGGAAAACCTGTTCGGCCTGCTCGAGGCGGCCTATGCGCTTCACCCCAAAATCGACGTTCTGGTGCGCATGGTGGACCACGAAGGCGTCGACTGGGCCAATGTGTTGGATGACACCGTCAAGCAGGGCACGGCCCACGCGCTGGAGCATGTCCGTCGCTGCGCCGCGGTCGGTGAGCCCGACTGGGTGCCTTACGCGCAAGGTTTCTTCGCCGCGCCCCTGCCCTTCGAGTTGCGGCATTTCGAGGCGGAAGACGAGGCAGATGCCTGGCGCTGGCTCGGCGCCAGGCCGATCGGTCGCCGCTGA
- a CDS encoding SDR family oxidoreductase, with product MTETLLVTGASGQLGRGVLRHLLEAQKIAPARIIATTRNPESLADLAALGITVRAADFNDQVSLEQAFKSADRVLIISTGDLDLKSGRRLKQHQAAVSAARAAGVSHLLYTSMPNPEPASPVLFAGDHYGTEQAIKASGIAYTIFRNGWYQENLFLALPHAIASGKWYTSAGDGRIAHAARDDMAAAIAAGLASSSTESRIYTLTGPQAYTTSEIAALVSEVTGKPLDVIQLPDEALTEGVKAAGVPEEFARVIVSFDANTRSGRIGMVTDAIETLSGRKPQSLKQFLETNKAALAG from the coding sequence ATGACCGAAACCCTTCTCGTCACCGGCGCATCCGGCCAGCTTGGCCGCGGCGTCCTCCGCCATCTGCTGGAAGCGCAGAAGATTGCGCCGGCGCGCATCATCGCCACCACGCGCAATCCCGAAAGCCTCGCCGATCTCGCGGCTCTCGGCATCACCGTCAGGGCAGCCGACTTCAACGATCAGGTTTCGCTGGAACAGGCCTTCAAGAGCGCCGACCGCGTGCTGATCATCTCGACCGGCGACCTCGACCTCAAGAGCGGCCGGCGCCTCAAGCAGCATCAGGCCGCGGTATCCGCCGCCAGGGCGGCCGGCGTTTCGCATCTGCTCTACACCTCGATGCCCAACCCGGAGCCGGCCTCGCCGGTACTGTTTGCCGGCGACCACTACGGCACCGAACAGGCGATCAAGGCGAGCGGAATTGCCTACACGATCTTCCGCAACGGCTGGTACCAGGAGAACCTGTTCCTGGCGCTGCCGCACGCCATCGCCTCGGGCAAGTGGTACACGTCGGCGGGTGACGGGCGCATCGCCCATGCCGCGCGCGACGACATGGCCGCCGCGATTGCCGCCGGCCTCGCTTCCAGCTCGACCGAAAGCCGGATCTACACGCTGACCGGCCCGCAAGCCTATACGACGAGCGAGATCGCCGCCCTTGTCAGCGAGGTCACCGGCAAGCCGCTGGACGTCATTCAACTGCCCGACGAGGCCCTGACCGAAGGCGTGAAGGCGGCCGGCGTTCCCGAGGAATTCGCCCGCGTCATCGTTTCCTTCGACGCCAACACCCGCTCCGGCCGCATCGGCATGGTGACGGACGCGATCGAGACGCTGTCGGGACGCAAGCCGCAATCGCTGAAGCAGTTCCTCGAAACCAACAAGGCCGCGCTCGCCGGCTGA
- a CDS encoding Rieske (2Fe-2S) protein — MKHEICKIADIPETGSLIAPFFGREVHVWRSGDRVRAAANACLHFGGPLDCKDGKLVCQWHGASFDMASGDRLEGPAPKNARLMFLSTRVEDGALNYVWGE; from the coding sequence ATGAAGCACGAAATCTGCAAGATCGCCGACATCCCGGAGACGGGCAGCCTGATTGCCCCGTTCTTCGGCCGCGAGGTGCATGTCTGGCGCAGCGGCGACCGCGTCCGCGCGGCGGCGAACGCCTGCCTGCATTTTGGCGGACCCCTCGATTGCAAGGACGGCAAGCTCGTCTGCCAATGGCACGGCGCATCCTTCGACATGGCGAGCGGCGACCGCCTCGAAGGCCCGGCGCCGAAAAACGCACGCCTGATGTTCCTCTCGACCCGCGTCGAGGACGGCGCACTCAACTATGTCTGGGGAGAGTAA
- a CDS encoding PilZ domain-containing protein, with protein MAEDEHRDKRRQRVLKGASILTGIANSEVKCTLRNMHPGGAELKVPIEARVPDEFLLYVPTDGIGYKAVVRWRRDDRIGVEFAGTEPKPHWHYG; from the coding sequence ATGGCCGAGGACGAACACAGGGACAAGCGCAGGCAGCGCGTGCTGAAAGGCGCGTCGATCCTGACCGGCATCGCCAATTCCGAGGTCAAGTGCACGCTGCGCAACATGCATCCCGGCGGCGCCGAGCTGAAAGTGCCAATCGAGGCGCGCGTGCCCGACGAGTTCCTGCTCTATGTGCCGACCGACGGCATTGGCTACAAGGCCGTGGTGCGCTGGCGCCGCGACGACCGCATCGGCGTCGAGTTCGCCGGCACCGAGCCGAAGCCGCACTGGCATTACGGCTGA
- the ilvC gene encoding ketol-acid reductoisomerase: MRVYYDRDADLNLIKGKKVAIIGYGSQGRAHALNLKESGVKEIAIGLKAGSATAKKVEADGLKVLSVADAAKWADLMMMATPDELQADIYKNEIAPNIRDGAAIAFAHGLNVHFGLIEPKSTVDVVMIAPKGPGHTVRGEYQKGGGVPCLVAVNHDASGNALDLALSYACGVGGGRSGIIETNFREECETDLFGEQVVLCGGLVELIRAGFETLVEAGYAPEMAYFECLHEVKLIVDLIYEGGIANMNYSISNTAEWGEYVSGPRIITAETKAEMKRVLKDIQTGKFTSEWMQEYRAGLARFKGIRRNNDSHQIEEVGSKLRAMMPWIAKNKLVDKAKN, translated from the coding sequence ATGCGTGTCTATTACGATCGTGACGCCGATCTCAACCTGATCAAGGGCAAGAAGGTTGCCATCATCGGCTATGGCAGCCAGGGCCGGGCGCATGCGCTCAACCTCAAGGAGTCCGGTGTCAAGGAGATCGCCATCGGCCTCAAGGCCGGCTCGGCAACCGCCAAGAAGGTCGAGGCCGACGGGCTCAAGGTGCTGAGCGTCGCGGACGCCGCCAAATGGGCCGACCTGATGATGATGGCGACGCCTGACGAGCTGCAGGCCGACATCTACAAGAACGAAATCGCGCCGAACATCCGTGATGGCGCGGCGATCGCCTTCGCGCATGGCCTCAACGTGCATTTCGGCCTGATCGAGCCGAAGTCGACCGTGGACGTCGTCATGATCGCGCCGAAGGGGCCGGGCCACACGGTGCGCGGCGAATACCAGAAGGGCGGCGGCGTGCCGTGCCTGGTCGCCGTCAACCATGATGCTTCCGGCAACGCGCTCGACCTGGCGCTCTCCTACGCCTGCGGCGTCGGCGGCGGCCGTTCGGGCATCATCGAGACCAATTTCCGCGAGGAATGCGAGACCGACCTGTTCGGCGAGCAGGTGGTGCTGTGCGGCGGCCTGGTCGAGCTGATCCGCGCCGGCTTCGAGACGCTGGTGGAAGCCGGCTACGCGCCGGAAATGGCCTATTTCGAGTGCCTGCACGAGGTGAAGCTGATCGTCGACCTGATCTATGAGGGCGGCATCGCCAACATGAACTACTCGATCTCGAACACCGCCGAGTGGGGCGAATATGTCTCTGGCCCGCGTATCATCACCGCCGAGACCAAGGCCGAGATGAAGCGCGTGCTGAAGGACATCCAGACCGGCAAGTTCACCTCGGAATGGATGCAGGAATACCGTGCCGGCCTGGCGCGCTTCAAGGGCATCCGCCGCAACAACGACAGCCACCAGATCGAAGAGGTGGGTTCGAAGCTGCGCGCTATGATGCCGTGGATCGCCAAGAACAAGCTGGTCGACAAGGCCAAGAACTAA
- a CDS encoding ATP-dependent DNA helicase yields the protein MEFSPQQDEALKAVARWLKEGRPQIFRLFGYAGTGKTTLARYFAEHVDGQVQFAAFTGKAAQVLRSKGAVNARTIHSLIYRPKGEESVSDEVTGKTSISPTFSLNRQSPIARAKLVVIDECSMVDEQLGRDLMSFGTPILVLGDPAQLPPISGGGFFTEHEPDVLLTEIHRQARDNPIIRLALDVREGREFMRGDYGTVQVIGKEDVNQELVLKADQVLVGTNRTRRRYNQRLRELKGFNADFPQAGDKLVCLRNDPAKGLLNGSLWKVMTSSRETVKPGINLLVSPEEDDPDRGVAKIKLLKAAFEDPDAEIPWQQKKRFDDFDYGYALTVHKAQGSQWNDVVLFDESWAFKETRQRWLYTAITRAAERLTVVR from the coding sequence ATGGAATTCTCCCCCCAACAGGACGAGGCTCTGAAAGCGGTCGCGCGCTGGCTCAAGGAAGGCCGGCCGCAGATCTTCCGGCTGTTCGGCTATGCCGGCACCGGTAAGACGACGCTGGCGCGCTATTTCGCCGAGCATGTCGACGGCCAGGTTCAGTTCGCCGCCTTCACAGGCAAGGCGGCGCAGGTGCTGCGCTCCAAGGGCGCAGTCAATGCCCGTACCATCCATTCGCTGATCTACAGGCCGAAGGGTGAGGAATCGGTCTCGGACGAGGTGACCGGCAAGACCTCGATCTCGCCGACCTTCTCGCTCAACCGGCAAAGCCCAATCGCGCGCGCCAAGCTGGTCGTCATCGACGAATGCTCGATGGTCGACGAGCAGCTCGGCCGCGACCTCATGAGTTTCGGGACGCCGATCCTGGTGCTCGGCGATCCGGCGCAGCTGCCGCCAATTTCGGGTGGCGGCTTCTTCACAGAGCACGAGCCGGATGTGCTGCTCACCGAGATCCACCGCCAGGCGCGCGACAATCCGATCATCCGGCTGGCGCTCGACGTGCGCGAAGGCCGCGAGTTCATGCGTGGCGACTACGGCACGGTGCAGGTCATCGGCAAGGAGGACGTCAACCAGGAGCTGGTGCTGAAGGCCGACCAGGTGCTGGTCGGCACCAACCGCACGCGCCGGCGCTATAACCAGCGGCTGCGCGAATTGAAGGGGTTCAACGCCGACTTCCCGCAGGCCGGCGACAAGCTGGTCTGCCTGCGCAACGATCCCGCCAAGGGCCTGCTCAACGGCTCGCTGTGGAAGGTCATGACCTCGTCGCGCGAGACGGTGAAGCCCGGCATCAATCTCCTGGTGTCGCCGGAAGAAGACGATCCGGATCGTGGTGTCGCCAAGATCAAGCTGCTCAAGGCCGCATTCGAGGATCCCGACGCGGAGATCCCCTGGCAGCAGAAGAAGCGTTTCGACGACTTCGACTATGGCTATGCGCTGACCGTGCACAAGGCGCAGGGCTCGCAGTGGAACGACGTCGTGCTGTTCGATGAAAGCTGGGCGTTCAAGGAAACGCGCCAGCGTTGGCTTTATACCGCGATCACGCGGGCGGCGGAGCGGCTGACCGTCGTCAGATAG
- a CDS encoding winged helix-turn-helix transcriptional regulator: MDGKIVNLKSKIEIYKAMTDGANFADCPVRDVMQGINGKWSPLLVMALAEKPYRFGELRRLVPDISQRMLTQTLHELQRDGYVHREVFPTKPPSVEYSLTDLGRSMFGPLYQLVQWAELNHDAVREARAEFDAAQA, translated from the coding sequence ATGGACGGCAAGATCGTCAATCTGAAATCGAAGATCGAGATCTACAAAGCCATGACGGACGGCGCCAATTTCGCCGATTGCCCGGTTCGCGACGTCATGCAAGGCATTAACGGCAAATGGAGCCCGTTGCTGGTGATGGCGCTTGCGGAAAAACCCTATCGCTTCGGTGAACTGCGGCGGCTGGTGCCCGACATCTCGCAGCGCATGCTGACCCAGACGCTGCATGAGCTGCAGCGCGATGGCTACGTCCATCGCGAGGTGTTCCCGACCAAGCCGCCAAGTGTCGAATACAGCCTGACCGATCTCGGGCGTTCGATGTTCGGACCCTTGTACCAACTCGTCCAGTGGGCCGAACTCAACCATGACGCGGTGCGCGAAGCGCGGGCCGAATTCGACGCCGCGCAGGCCTGA
- a CDS encoding MarR family winged helix-turn-helix transcriptional regulator: protein MTEKASPSPAAIKAWARLMRVSRQLVEKVEDTLKENGLPPLAWYDVLHELAEAGEGGLRPFQLIERTLFAQYNISRLLARLEAHGLVEKLPVADDGRGQTIRITGSGRETRRRMWAVYGRSIAELVGDRLAVVELEMLAGLLGRLRDPPAGD from the coding sequence ATGACCGAGAAAGCCTCCCCTTCGCCGGCCGCTATCAAGGCCTGGGCCCGCCTGATGCGCGTTTCACGCCAGCTGGTGGAAAAGGTCGAGGATACGCTGAAGGAGAACGGCCTGCCACCGCTTGCCTGGTACGACGTGCTGCACGAGCTTGCCGAAGCGGGCGAGGGCGGGCTGCGGCCGTTCCAGCTGATCGAGCGGACCTTGTTCGCGCAATACAACATCTCGCGGCTGCTCGCCCGGCTCGAGGCCCACGGCCTGGTCGAGAAGCTGCCGGTGGCCGATGACGGCCGCGGCCAGACCATCCGCATCACCGGCAGCGGGCGCGAGACGCGCCGCCGGATGTGGGCCGTCTACGGGCGGTCGATCGCCGAGCTGGTGGGCGACAGGCTTGCGGTCGTGGAACTGGAAATGCTGGCGGGCCTGCTCGGGCGGTTGCGCGATCCGCCTGCCGGCGACTGA
- a CDS encoding nitrile hydratase accessory protein: MSRREDLPAGFDEPVFAEPWQAEAFAMTVALHDKGLFSWSEWADALAAEVKRPDAASDGHDYYEHWLAALESLLSAKGVAGKNDVDALAAAWERAAHATPHGKPILLENDPGSIP; encoded by the coding sequence TTGAGCCGGCGTGAAGACCTGCCGGCGGGCTTCGACGAGCCGGTCTTCGCCGAGCCGTGGCAGGCCGAGGCCTTCGCCATGACGGTGGCGCTGCACGACAAGGGGCTGTTTTCCTGGAGCGAATGGGCGGATGCCCTGGCCGCCGAAGTGAAGAGGCCGGATGCCGCAAGCGACGGCCACGACTATTACGAGCACTGGCTGGCGGCCCTGGAAAGCCTGCTGTCGGCCAAGGGCGTCGCCGGCAAGAACGATGTCGATGCGCTTGCCGCGGCCTGGGAGCGCGCGGCACATGCCACCCCTCACGGCAAGCCGATCCTGCTGGAGAACGATCCTGGGTCGATCCCTTAG
- a CDS encoding TetR/AcrR family transcriptional regulator, whose protein sequence is MLQAGADIDSSETLTERQQAVLDAALRLLVEEGDSLTMTAVARRASCSKETLYKWFGDRDGLLTATVQWQASKVRVAPVDRKGLDLASLTASLERFASDWLKVISSDTSIALNRVAVGHAGSGKDDLGAIVLQNGRFALARRLKPVLEAGRQAGLLDFADAETAFRSFFGLVARDVQIRLLLGDRLELTEATIGGDAVRATQQFLALYGAKTGPQGL, encoded by the coding sequence GTGTTGCAGGCGGGCGCCGACATCGACAGCAGCGAGACGCTGACGGAGCGGCAGCAGGCCGTTCTGGATGCAGCGCTGCGCCTGCTGGTCGAGGAGGGCGACAGCCTGACCATGACCGCGGTGGCGCGGCGGGCGAGCTGTTCTAAGGAAACGCTCTACAAATGGTTCGGCGATCGCGACGGGCTGTTGACGGCGACGGTGCAATGGCAGGCCTCCAAGGTGCGCGTGGCGCCGGTCGACCGCAAGGGTCTCGACCTTGCCTCGCTGACGGCAAGCCTCGAACGCTTCGCCTCGGACTGGTTGAAAGTGATCTCCAGCGATACATCGATCGCGCTGAACCGGGTGGCGGTCGGCCATGCCGGCTCCGGCAAGGACGATCTCGGCGCCATCGTGCTGCAGAACGGACGCTTCGCGCTGGCCAGGCGCCTGAAGCCGGTGCTGGAAGCCGGCCGGCAGGCCGGGCTGCTCGACTTCGCGGACGCCGAGACGGCATTCCGCAGCTTCTTCGGGCTGGTCGCCCGCGACGTGCAGATCCGTCTGCTGCTCGGGGACCGGCTGGAATTGACTGAGGCGACTATCGGCGGCGATGCCGTCCGGGCGACGCAGCAGTTTCTCGCTCTCTACGGAGCAAAAACCGGGCCGCAAGGCCTCTGA
- a CDS encoding potassium transporter Kup — protein sequence MALANTGSEAEPVDQSSHPEIEQHSTKVLMLGALGVVYGDIGTSPIYAFREALVASSGGEVAERGDILGVLSLIIWSLTIIVTIKYIMFVLRADNRGEGGVLSLMALARGSFPTRSAIILGVGIVGASLFFGDAVITPAISVLSAVEGMNVVTPAFQPYVVPLTLVILAILFSVQRFGTGGVALIFGPITAVWFLAIGLSGLNHIIDDPEILLAVSPHYIVAFLIHSPDVAFVTIGAIFLAVTGAEALYADLGHFGRKPIVLAWLAIVFPCLLLNYAGQGAFVLAKNGVVGHPFFEMNEGWTLIPMVVLATAATVIASQAVISGAFSLTRQAVQLNMLPRLEILHTSEKQSGQIYMPRVNLLLALVVMLLVVGFGESSKLASAYGISVTGNMLVTTVLLYVVMSRIWKWQSWLAISLTALFAFIDIGFFASNIVKVFEGGWASLAVAFAIIMAMWTWVRGSRYLFDKTRRNEIPLDFLAGNLLKKKPQLVSGTAVFLTSDPLSAPTALMHSLKHYKVLHEQNVILSVVTAPQPVVPDSDRVKMETVNELFMRVTLTFGYMEQPNIPRALAICRKQGWKFDIMTTSFFLSRRSLKASPNSGMPLWQDRLFIGLARTAADATEYFQIPTGRVVEIGTQVAI from the coding sequence ATGGCCCTTGCCAACACTGGTAGTGAGGCAGAACCCGTCGACCAATCGAGCCATCCAGAAATCGAGCAGCACAGCACCAAGGTTCTGATGCTGGGCGCACTGGGTGTCGTCTATGGCGATATCGGCACCAGCCCGATCTACGCGTTCCGCGAGGCGCTGGTGGCGTCGTCGGGCGGCGAAGTCGCTGAGCGCGGCGACATTCTCGGCGTCCTGTCGCTGATCATCTGGTCGCTGACCATCATCGTCACCATCAAATACATCATGTTCGTGCTGAGGGCCGACAACCGCGGCGAGGGCGGGGTGCTGTCGCTGATGGCGCTGGCGCGCGGCAGCTTCCCGACGCGGTCGGCAATCATCCTCGGCGTCGGCATTGTCGGCGCTTCGCTGTTTTTCGGCGATGCGGTGATTACGCCGGCGATCTCGGTGCTGTCGGCGGTCGAGGGCATGAACGTCGTAACTCCCGCGTTCCAGCCCTATGTGGTGCCGCTGACGCTGGTCATCTTGGCGATCCTGTTTTCGGTGCAGCGGTTCGGCACTGGCGGTGTCGCGTTGATCTTCGGCCCGATCACCGCGGTCTGGTTCCTGGCGATCGGCCTGTCCGGCCTCAACCACATCATCGACGATCCCGAGATACTGCTGGCGGTCAGCCCGCATTACATCGTCGCCTTCCTGATCCATTCGCCCGATGTGGCCTTCGTCACCATCGGCGCCATCTTCCTTGCCGTCACAGGCGCCGAGGCGCTCTATGCCGACCTCGGCCATTTCGGCCGCAAGCCGATCGTGCTCGCCTGGCTGGCGATCGTTTTTCCATGCCTGCTGCTCAACTATGCGGGGCAAGGCGCCTTCGTGCTGGCGAAGAACGGCGTTGTCGGCCATCCATTTTTCGAAATGAACGAGGGCTGGACGCTGATCCCGATGGTGGTGCTGGCGACCGCTGCGACCGTGATCGCCAGCCAGGCGGTGATCTCCGGCGCCTTTTCGCTGACCAGGCAAGCGGTGCAGCTCAACATGCTGCCCAGACTCGAGATCCTGCACACGTCGGAAAAGCAGTCCGGGCAGATCTACATGCCGCGCGTCAATCTGCTGCTGGCACTGGTGGTGATGCTTTTGGTGGTCGGCTTCGGCGAATCCAGCAAGCTCGCCTCGGCCTACGGCATCTCGGTGACCGGCAACATGCTGGTGACGACGGTGCTGCTCTACGTCGTCATGTCGCGCATCTGGAAATGGCAGTCGTGGCTGGCAATCAGCCTGACGGCGCTGTTCGCCTTCATCGACATCGGCTTTTTCGCCTCCAACATCGTCAAGGTGTTCGAGGGCGGTTGGGCGTCGTTGGCCGTAGCTTTCGCAATCATCATGGCCATGTGGACCTGGGTGCGCGGCAGCCGCTATCTCTTCGACAAGACGCGCCGCAACGAGATCCCGCTCGATTTCCTGGCCGGCAATCTGTTGAAGAAGAAGCCGCAGCTGGTGTCCGGCACGGCCGTGTTTCTGACCAGCGATCCGCTGAGCGCGCCGACCGCGCTGATGCACAGCCTCAAGCACTACAAGGTGCTGCACGAGCAGAACGTCATCCTGTCGGTGGTGACGGCGCCGCAGCCGGTGGTGCCCGACAGCGACCGCGTCAAGATGGAGACGGTCAACGAGCTGTTCATGCGGGTGACGCTGACCTTCGGCTATATGGAGCAGCCCAACATTCCGCGCGCGCTTGCCATCTGCCGCAAGCAGGGCTGGAAGTTCGACATCATGACGACGTCCTTCTTCCTGTCGCGGCGCTCTCTCAAGGCCTCGCCCAATTCCGGCATGCCTCTTTGGCAGGATCGGCTGTTCATCGGCCTGGCCCGCACGGCGGCCGATGCGACAGAGTATTTCCAGATTCCCACGGGCCGGGTCGTGGAGATCGGCACGCAGGTGGCGATTTAG
- a CDS encoding pyridoxine 5'-phosphate synthase — translation MPAKLSVNLNAIAMLRNRRDLPWPSVIGLGRIALAAGAHGLTVHPRPDERHTRRTDLPQIRALIDDEFPKAEFNIEGHPTEEFLALVEQHQPDQVTLVPDDPSQATSDHGWNFIADAAFLTPIVKRLKKGGFRVSLFSDSDPGGINAARDTGADRVELYTGPYGSCHSDSAKAAKELERLGKTADAAFAAGLQVNAGHDLTVDNLPALARRIPALAEVSIGHGLTADALEYGMAGTVGRFLGACGW, via the coding sequence ATGCCCGCCAAGCTCTCCGTGAACCTCAACGCCATCGCCATGCTGCGCAACCGCCGCGACCTGCCGTGGCCGAGCGTCATCGGGCTCGGGCGTATCGCCCTTGCCGCCGGCGCGCATGGGCTGACCGTGCATCCGCGACCCGACGAACGGCACACGCGGCGCACGGACCTGCCTCAGATCAGGGCGCTGATCGACGACGAGTTCCCGAAAGCGGAATTCAACATCGAGGGCCACCCCACCGAGGAGTTCCTGGCGCTTGTGGAACAGCACCAGCCTGACCAGGTGACCTTGGTGCCGGACGATCCGAGCCAGGCGACGTCGGACCATGGCTGGAACTTCATCGCCGACGCGGCGTTCCTCACTCCGATCGTCAAGCGGCTGAAGAAGGGGGGCTTTCGCGTGTCACTGTTCTCCGATTCGGATCCCGGTGGCATCAATGCCGCCCGCGACACCGGCGCCGACCGTGTCGAGCTCTATACCGGCCCCTACGGCAGTTGCCATTCCGATTCCGCAAAGGCGGCCAAAGAGCTGGAAAGATTGGGAAAAACCGCCGATGCGGCGTTTGCCGCCGGGCTGCAGGTCAATGCCGGGCACGACCTGACGGTGGACAATCTGCCGGCGCTGGCCAGGCGCATTCCGGCATTGGCCGAAGTGTCAATCGGACACGGGTTGACAGCCGATGCGTTGGAGTATGGCATGGCCGGAACGGTGGGGCGGTTCCTCGGGGCTTGCGGGTGGTAG
- a CDS encoding FAD-dependent oxidoreductase, with amino-acid sequence MQESLDIAIAGAGPAGLATALYLNRAGHRVTVFERFDEPKPVGSGLILQPTGLSVLAELGVLNDILSLGSRIDRLHGADAGSGRTVLDVRYDARRGGRFGLAVHRAALFGVLFGAARREAITIETNVEIEALETGESAMLVCGKGRKAGSFDLIVDASGARSKLRQGLNDPAEARPLAYGAFWTSLGWKGEGFDENALLQRYDKASVMVGVLPIGRPEPGAEKMAAFFWSLKPADVESVRAAGLDAWKARVVSLWPQCAAFTSQIDSFEQLSLARYGHHTMRLPFGRRLAVIGDAAHSTSPQLGQGANMALLDAAALSHALSRAGSIDAALEAYAKARRWHVRVFQALSLAFTPFYQSDSVALPFIRDRLVATIAKIPPAPQFLASMVAGTVIDPFRRIGLQEARWPDRPAG; translated from the coding sequence ATGCAAGAATCTCTCGATATCGCTATTGCCGGCGCCGGGCCGGCCGGGCTGGCCACGGCGCTCTATCTCAACCGGGCAGGGCACCGCGTCACCGTCTTCGAGCGGTTCGATGAGCCGAAGCCGGTCGGTTCCGGGCTGATCCTGCAGCCGACCGGGCTCAGCGTGCTGGCCGAGCTTGGCGTGCTCAACGACATCCTCTCACTGGGCAGCCGCATCGACCGGCTGCATGGCGCCGACGCCGGCAGCGGCCGAACGGTGCTTGACGTCCGCTACGACGCCCGGCGCGGCGGCCGCTTCGGGCTGGCGGTGCATCGTGCGGCGCTGTTCGGCGTGCTGTTCGGCGCCGCCCGGCGCGAGGCGATCACCATCGAGACCAATGTCGAGATCGAGGCGCTAGAGACCGGCGAGAGCGCGATGCTGGTCTGCGGCAAGGGACGCAAAGCCGGCTCGTTCGACCTGATCGTGGATGCCAGCGGCGCGCGCTCGAAGCTGCGCCAGGGCCTGAACGATCCGGCCGAGGCGCGGCCGCTGGCCTACGGCGCGTTCTGGACCTCCCTCGGCTGGAAGGGCGAGGGCTTTGACGAGAACGCCTTGCTGCAGCGCTACGACAAGGCGAGCGTGATGGTCGGCGTGCTGCCGATCGGCCGGCCCGAGCCCGGCGCCGAGAAGATGGCGGCCTTCTTCTGGAGCCTGAAGCCGGCGGATGTCGAAAGCGTCCGAGCCGCGGGGCTCGACGCGTGGAAGGCGAGGGTGGTTTCGCTGTGGCCGCAATGCGCTGCCTTCACCAGCCAGATCGACAGTTTCGAGCAGCTGTCGCTGGCGCGCTACGGCCACCACACAATGCGGCTGCCCTTCGGTCGGCGGCTGGCGGTGATTGGCGATGCCGCGCATTCGACCAGTCCGCAGCTTGGCCAGGGCGCCAACATGGCGCTGCTCGACGCGGCGGCACTCAGCCACGCGCTGTCGCGGGCGGGCAGCATCGATGCGGCGCTGGAGGCCTATGCCAAGGCGCGGCGCTGGCATGTGCGCGTCTTCCAGGCGCTGTCGCTGGCCTTCACGCCGTTCTATCAGTCGGATTCCGTGGCGCTGCCTTTCATCCGCGACCGGCTGGTGGCGACGATCGCCAAAATCCCGCCAGCGCCACAGTTCCTGGCGTCGATGGTGGCCGGAACGGTGATCGATCCGTTCAGGCGTATCGGGCTTCAGGAAGCGCGGTGGCCTGATCGCCCTGCCGGATGA
- the nthB gene encoding nitrile hydratase subunit beta, with protein sequence MNGPQDLGGQMGFGPVAPEKDEPYFHAAWERRALGVTLTAGAMGAWNIDESRHARESLHPADYYSSSYYQIWIKALEVLLKRHGFVTESDLKAGKAVDPAATPKRVLKAENVPAALAKGGPCNRPIATPARFKAGERVQTKNFNPTGHTRLPRYARGKQGTVEAVRDNFVFPDSNAHGRGENPQWVYTVVFDGTEIWGEGADPMLTVSIDAWESYLEPA encoded by the coding sequence GTCGCGCCCGAGAAGGACGAGCCCTATTTCCATGCCGCCTGGGAGAGGCGGGCGCTGGGCGTCACGCTGACCGCCGGCGCCATGGGCGCCTGGAATATCGACGAGAGCCGGCACGCGCGGGAATCGCTGCATCCGGCCGACTACTATTCGTCGAGCTACTACCAGATCTGGATCAAGGCGCTGGAAGTGCTCCTGAAGCGCCACGGCTTCGTTACGGAGAGCGATCTCAAGGCGGGCAAGGCGGTCGATCCGGCAGCGACTCCCAAGAGGGTGCTGAAGGCGGAGAACGTGCCGGCGGCGCTGGCCAAGGGCGGGCCTTGCAACCGGCCGATCGCCACGCCGGCGCGCTTCAAGGCCGGCGAACGGGTGCAAACGAAGAATTTCAACCCGACCGGCCACACGCGGCTGCCACGCTATGCGCGCGGCAAGCAAGGCACCGTCGAGGCGGTGCGCGACAACTTCGTCTTTCCCGACAGCAATGCGCATGGGCGAGGCGAGAACCCGCAATGGGTCTATACGGTGGTCTTCGACGGCACGGAGATCTGGGGCGAAGGCGCCGACCCGATGCTCACCGTGTCGATCGACGCCTGGGAAAGCTATCTTGAGCCGGCGTGA